From Halobacteriovorax sp. HLS, the proteins below share one genomic window:
- a CDS encoding NAD(P)H-dependent glycerol-3-phosphate dehydrogenase: MSYDCALVVGAGAFGTALASVLANNFKQVILKVRSEDVYNGLLEGENSVYLPGLKLSSNIIPALTWEEVDEKTTGKIEIIVSGLPTAGISSFFQENFDRFSTYLDKNIPIVSLSKGIDPETLELADDLFFDLWSHHRELFTFLSGPSFAKEILEEQITLVTLAGRSRKVLQSVSKMLDTSYFKVLPSYDIKGVLLGGALKNILAIAGGIVEGLGYNHNTRAAMITRGIAEMLRFGKVYNARPETFYGLSGMGDLILTTTGDLSRNKSFGLELAKGRTAEEIIASQRTVVEGYKTAKAVHLVSKKYEIRANIFQGVYRVLYENADPQEVLTKLMRQPAKFELD, from the coding sequence ATGTCATATGATTGTGCATTGGTTGTTGGTGCAGGAGCTTTTGGAACTGCGCTGGCATCAGTTTTGGCCAATAATTTCAAACAAGTTATTCTTAAAGTTAGATCTGAAGATGTCTATAATGGACTATTAGAAGGTGAAAACTCTGTTTACTTACCTGGACTAAAACTTTCTAGCAATATAATTCCTGCCCTCACTTGGGAGGAAGTAGATGAGAAAACTACTGGTAAGATAGAAATTATTGTTTCAGGACTACCAACTGCTGGCATTTCTTCTTTTTTCCAAGAAAACTTTGATAGATTTTCTACATACCTAGATAAGAATATTCCAATTGTTTCTTTATCTAAAGGGATCGACCCTGAAACTCTAGAGCTTGCAGATGATCTTTTCTTTGATTTATGGAGCCATCATCGTGAACTCTTTACTTTCTTATCTGGACCGAGTTTTGCTAAAGAAATTCTAGAGGAACAAATAACTTTAGTAACTCTAGCGGGAAGGTCTAGGAAAGTTCTTCAGTCAGTTTCAAAAATGTTAGATACTTCATATTTTAAAGTCCTTCCTAGCTACGATATTAAAGGAGTTCTACTTGGTGGGGCCTTGAAGAATATATTGGCAATTGCTGGTGGTATCGTTGAAGGTCTTGGCTATAATCACAATACTAGAGCAGCAATGATCACACGAGGAATTGCTGAAATGCTTCGTTTCGGAAAGGTGTACAATGCTCGTCCTGAAACTTTCTATGGATTGAGTGGAATGGGGGATCTTATTTTGACGACGACGGGAGATCTTTCGAGAAATAAGAGTTTTGGACTAGAATTAGCAAAGGGAAGAACGGCCGAAGAAATAATAGCTTCTCAGAGAACTGTTGTTGAGGGCTATAAGACAGCAAAAGCAGTTCATCTCGTTTCGAAGAAGTACGAGATTAGAGCAAATATATTTCAAGGTGTGTATCGAGTATTGTATGAAAATGCTGATCCACAAGAGGTATTGACTAAACTAATGAGGCAGCCCGCAAAGTTTGAGCTTGATTAA
- a CDS encoding DUF493 family protein, with amino-acid sequence MESMEKLKELLDESYTWPAPYLFKFIVPTSELSSLEKFTAKYVMTQKPSKNGKYTSVSITVNCESSQQVLEFYEKVSVIPGIISL; translated from the coding sequence ATGGAATCAATGGAAAAATTAAAAGAATTGCTTGATGAGTCATATACTTGGCCAGCTCCATATTTGTTCAAGTTTATTGTGCCTACCTCTGAATTATCATCGTTAGAAAAGTTCACGGCAAAATATGTGATGACACAGAAGCCGTCGAAAAATGGTAAATATACCTCTGTTAGTATTACTGTTAATTGCGAATCATCCCAGCAAGTTCTTGAGTTCTATGAAAAGGTTTCTGTTATTCCAGGAATCATATCTCTGTAG
- a CDS encoding substrate-binding domain-containing protein produces the protein MKILILILVSISNCYASDYLSFADFLEKNPGQDIIHQNFSKQVRQSSVKIKKNQQKKIKISIVYPGKQISDYWKRSVKSFKLRMDELNIDYQIEEFSTEKKQIREQAKNIKKSLKGNPDYLVFTLDSNKHTKLISQILEQRKTKLILQNITTPKKMWLENPPFLYVGFDHERGSQLLIERLEKSFPNGGRYAMLYYTDGYVSKMRGETVIKKLNKNKKWTLLGKYYTDGKEEKVRKALIDLTKREKNIDILFTCATDIAITSEKFEKERNYNFFINGWGGGSAELESITSSKKNGIDYTVMRINDDNGVAMAEAIKLDIENKSHLIPKVFSGEMVIIDKETTINELNSLKARSFRYSDK, from the coding sequence GTGAAAATACTTATACTGATTTTAGTTTCAATTTCTAATTGTTATGCAAGTGATTACTTAAGCTTTGCCGATTTCTTAGAGAAAAATCCAGGTCAAGATATTATTCATCAAAACTTCTCTAAACAAGTAAGGCAATCATCGGTAAAAATAAAGAAAAATCAGCAAAAGAAAATAAAAATTTCGATAGTCTACCCTGGCAAGCAAATTTCAGATTACTGGAAAAGAAGTGTTAAGTCTTTTAAGCTGAGAATGGATGAGTTGAATATAGACTATCAAATTGAAGAATTTTCTACCGAAAAAAAACAAATTAGAGAACAGGCAAAGAATATAAAAAAATCTTTAAAAGGAAATCCTGACTACCTTGTTTTCACTCTTGACTCTAATAAGCACACCAAACTAATTTCTCAGATACTGGAGCAAAGAAAGACAAAACTCATTTTACAAAATATTACAACTCCTAAGAAAATGTGGCTAGAGAATCCTCCTTTCTTGTACGTAGGGTTTGATCACGAAAGAGGAAGTCAGCTACTTATTGAAAGGTTAGAAAAATCCTTCCCTAATGGGGGTAGATACGCAATGCTCTATTACACAGATGGCTATGTAAGTAAAATGCGAGGCGAAACAGTCATCAAGAAGCTTAACAAGAATAAAAAATGGACCCTCTTAGGAAAGTACTACACGGACGGAAAAGAAGAAAAAGTTAGAAAGGCCCTAATAGATCTAACAAAGAGAGAAAAGAATATAGACATACTTTTTACTTGCGCAACAGATATAGCAATCACTTCGGAAAAATTTGAAAAAGAAAGAAATTATAACTTCTTTATAAATGGTTGGGGCGGTGGAAGTGCTGAACTAGAGAGCATAACTAGTTCAAAAAAGAATGGAATTGATTACACTGTAATGAGAATAAATGATGATAATGGTGTAGCAATGGCAGAAGCAATAAAGTTAGATATAGAAAATAAGTCTCACTTAATTCCAAAAGTTTTTTCTGGAGAAATGGTCATTATTGATAAAGAGACTACTATAAATGAACTTAATTCACTGAAAGCTCGCTCCTTTAGGTACTCTGATAAATGA
- a CDS encoding ATP-binding protein, with translation MKKDYNLSILLGFIILITNFIVITPILFLQYQSSSSIFRENLINNFDEEFKLSKLFLESEFSNLHNQTKRVSENLYIRESLESNNESKIKKSLEDAYNYDSSSDFLALSYEDDRKIIDVSINILETNEVLSNYIKNYHENRSSLISYKGLLVYFTSHPITSHATGRVLGTLHSGLLLNKNTDLTTRIAEKLTHKTFNIVYEKRLISGTRPIKQSILDKIHPLNEKELIPIENKIYYKSILNISNVKLELLFISKKNIIQNLRVSFLKTFLFTIIITIILSISAATIANKSLLPPLNRLLAYLENSIKDEELKIHHRSTIKEFNLISDSFSTVFVNFQKKKNQLSRYIESSNLPTLIWDKDHKLLQYNDSAQLLFGIKKNRDNIVNDTLLSKCFKLSQLIEQAQRGEQINNEEVIFKSFDEWKYTSWTMSYDPEEKTYFAQCFDNTEKVHASKKIEEERSNTIHNQKLAALGEVAGSIAHEVNNPMGVISLSLALLESELKLIKMEETKANIIKSYLTNIDDSVQRTTTIVSHFLDFSRDSKKDKQVVREVNQIIKKSLIFIEEKVKRKKISLKLKIEDGSQCFIKETQFSQVMINLINNSIDALENAKQKEIIIEAFTDEEFCYLNFKDTGPGIPKDIIESIFTPFYTTKAQGKGTGLGLSISKSIIIEMGGTLELVKSISGAHFVIKLPKSPS, from the coding sequence ATGAAGAAAGACTATAACCTATCCATACTTTTAGGTTTCATTATACTTATAACTAACTTTATAGTTATTACCCCTATACTATTTCTTCAGTATCAATCTTCGTCATCAATTTTTAGAGAAAACTTAATTAACAACTTCGACGAAGAATTTAAACTTTCCAAGCTATTTTTAGAATCAGAGTTTTCAAACCTACATAATCAAACTAAACGTGTTTCAGAAAACCTCTATATAAGAGAAAGCCTCGAGAGTAATAATGAAAGTAAAATCAAAAAATCTCTTGAAGATGCATACAATTATGACTCCTCTAGCGACTTTCTTGCACTTTCATATGAAGACGATAGGAAAATAATAGATGTTAGTATCAATATTTTAGAAACTAATGAAGTTCTTAGTAACTATATAAAAAATTATCACGAAAACAGAAGTTCTCTTATATCATATAAAGGACTACTCGTTTATTTTACAAGTCATCCAATTACTAGTCATGCAACCGGGCGAGTTCTAGGAACACTTCATAGTGGATTACTTTTAAATAAAAATACAGATTTAACGACTAGAATTGCTGAAAAACTAACCCATAAAACATTTAATATTGTTTATGAGAAAAGGCTTATATCTGGAACAAGACCAATCAAACAATCCATTCTTGATAAAATACATCCTTTGAATGAAAAAGAGCTTATACCTATTGAAAATAAGATCTATTACAAATCAATACTAAATATCAGCAACGTAAAGCTAGAGCTTCTTTTTATCTCTAAAAAGAATATAATTCAAAACCTTCGCGTCTCATTTTTAAAGACTTTTCTTTTTACTATTATTATTACAATAATATTAAGTATTTCAGCTGCAACAATTGCAAACAAGTCGTTATTACCTCCTCTAAATAGACTACTTGCATATCTAGAAAATTCAATAAAGGATGAAGAGTTAAAGATTCATCACCGAAGTACTATCAAAGAATTTAATCTTATCAGCGATAGCTTCTCTACTGTTTTTGTAAATTTTCAAAAAAAGAAAAATCAACTGTCTCGCTATATAGAGTCCTCAAATCTTCCAACACTTATATGGGATAAAGACCACAAGCTTCTCCAATACAACGACTCAGCTCAGCTACTTTTTGGGATAAAGAAGAATAGAGATAATATTGTAAATGACACTCTTCTTTCAAAATGCTTCAAGCTGAGCCAGCTCATTGAACAGGCCCAAAGAGGCGAACAGATTAATAATGAAGAAGTTATTTTTAAATCATTTGATGAATGGAAGTACACTTCATGGACTATGAGTTATGATCCAGAGGAAAAAACTTATTTTGCACAATGTTTCGATAACACGGAAAAAGTTCATGCCAGTAAAAAAATTGAAGAAGAAAGATCAAACACGATTCATAATCAAAAGCTAGCAGCTCTTGGTGAAGTCGCGGGAAGTATTGCTCATGAAGTAAATAATCCAATGGGTGTTATTTCCCTATCACTAGCTCTCTTAGAATCTGAGCTTAAATTGATAAAAATGGAAGAGACTAAGGCAAATATAATTAAGTCCTATTTAACAAATATCGATGATTCTGTTCAAAGAACTACTACAATAGTCTCTCACTTTTTAGACTTTTCTAGAGATTCCAAAAAAGATAAACAAGTGGTGCGAGAAGTTAATCAGATAATTAAAAAATCTCTTATTTTCATAGAAGAGAAGGTTAAAAGAAAGAAGATATCACTTAAGCTTAAGATTGAAGATGGTAGTCAATGCTTCATAAAGGAAACTCAATTTTCACAAGTAATGATTAATTTAATTAATAACTCCATCGACGCACTAGAAAATGCTAAGCAAAAGGAAATTATCATCGAAGCATTCACAGATGAGGAGTTTTGTTATTTGAACTTTAAAGACACTGGACCAGGCATACCAAAAGATATTATAGAATCTATCTTTACACCTTTTTATACTACCAAAGCACAAGGCAAGGGAACAGGCCTAGGATTATCTATTTCAAAGTCTATTATTATCGAGATGGGTGGAACTCTAGAATTAGTTAAATCTATTTCAGGAGCCCACTTTGTGATAAAGCTTCCTAAAAGTCCTAGTTAA
- a CDS encoding HAD family hydrolase has product MSRDLREVAKKFQAKLDKIKVVAFDVDGILTDGRVWYSGDEMGWNRFTDTSDGYGLKMLKNFGFKVGVITGGDSLSVIKRFKENLKLDFVYYGNEDKREGFQKLLDQGYKAEEVLFMGDEFFDLPLLMASGFSATVPNTSEEIKDRVDYVTSTPAPGCVREVIDIIRYSRNLYPDILDINGELIKFN; this is encoded by the coding sequence GTGAGTCGTGATTTAAGAGAAGTTGCCAAGAAGTTTCAAGCAAAGCTAGATAAGATCAAAGTTGTTGCTTTTGATGTGGATGGTATCCTAACTGACGGAAGAGTCTGGTACAGCGGTGACGAAATGGGATGGAATAGATTTACTGACACAAGTGACGGCTATGGATTAAAAATGCTTAAGAACTTTGGTTTTAAAGTAGGCGTTATCACTGGGGGAGATTCTCTCAGTGTGATTAAAAGATTCAAAGAGAATTTAAAACTCGATTTTGTATATTACGGAAATGAGGATAAGAGAGAAGGATTTCAAAAGCTTCTTGATCAAGGTTATAAAGCGGAAGAAGTTCTCTTCATGGGAGACGAATTCTTTGATCTTCCATTACTTATGGCAAGTGGCTTTTCTGCTACGGTTCCAAATACGAGTGAAGAAATAAAAGATAGAGTTGATTATGTTACCTCTACTCCAGCTCCTGGCTGTGTTAGAGAAGTGATAGATATTATCCGATATTCAAGAAACTTATATCCTGATATTTTAGATATTAATGGCGAGCTTATAAAGTTTAACTAG
- the kdsA gene encoding 3-deoxy-8-phosphooctulonate synthase: MKFNKMDFFMGPCVLESETLAMDIAGKLVEDLAEFEDKILFHFKGSFDKANRSSIDSYRGPGIEKGLKILEKVSKAYGITTITDFHSPAQADEVASVVHTLQVPAFLCRQTDMILAGAEACKKYGGQLKVKKGQFLSPEETKNIVDKAVNFLPKEKILLTERGTSFGYNNLVVDMASFEIMKSFGVRAIHDATHCVQKPGGNGTFTGGKREQILTLAKAAVAAGADGIFMECHPDPTNALSDSATCLDIKRVKSIVKQLITIKEVCRES; encoded by the coding sequence ATGAAATTTAATAAAATGGACTTCTTCATGGGGCCTTGCGTTTTAGAAAGTGAGACCCTTGCAATGGATATAGCCGGTAAATTGGTTGAGGATTTAGCTGAATTCGAAGATAAAATTCTTTTTCACTTTAAAGGAAGTTTTGATAAGGCTAATCGTTCTAGTATCGATTCATATAGAGGTCCAGGGATTGAGAAAGGTCTTAAAATTTTAGAAAAAGTATCTAAGGCTTATGGTATTACAACAATTACTGATTTTCATTCACCTGCTCAAGCCGATGAAGTGGCAAGTGTTGTACATACATTACAAGTACCAGCTTTTCTTTGTCGTCAAACAGATATGATTTTGGCAGGAGCTGAAGCCTGTAAAAAGTATGGCGGGCAACTAAAAGTAAAGAAAGGACAGTTTCTCAGCCCTGAAGAAACAAAGAATATAGTTGATAAAGCAGTTAACTTCTTGCCTAAAGAAAAAATTCTTTTAACTGAAAGAGGAACAAGTTTTGGTTACAATAACCTTGTTGTTGATATGGCAAGTTTTGAAATAATGAAAAGTTTTGGTGTGAGGGCAATCCACGATGCTACTCACTGTGTTCAAAAGCCTGGTGGAAATGGAACTTTTACAGGTGGAAAGAGAGAGCAAATTTTAACTTTAGCAAAAGCCGCCGTAGCAGCGGGAGCAGATGGTATTTTTATGGAATGTCATCCAGACCCAACAAATGCACTTTCAGACTCAGCAACTTGTTTGGATATCAAGCGTGTTAAGTCTATCGTTAAGCAATTAATTACAATTAAAGAGGTATGTCGTGAGTCGTGA
- a CDS encoding CTP synthase — translation MTAKKNAKKFIFITGGVASSLGKGLAAASIAGLMERRGLSVNMLKMDPYINVDPGTMSPTQHGEVFVTDDGAETDLDLGHYERFTSLTLSRTSNFTTGQVYLNVIENEREGKYLGKTVQVVPHITNEIKRRIHLAAEKAEVLIGEIGGTVGDIESQPFVESIRQLAHDVGPENVLFVHLVLVPYLGAAGELKTKPAQHSVKELRSMGLFPQIIICRSDRQIEESLIDKISLFCNVSKVNVFQSIDVDTIYRVPLSFHEQGLDQRIADLLGIWAVSPKIEDLKSVVYNFENPLRKVKIGIVGKYTELVESYKSLDEALNHAANSCQLQLEPVYIDAEDLEKGKLDALKEIQGILVPGGFGQRGTEGKIQAIKYARENDLPFFGICLGMQLAMIEFARNIVGLETATSEEFGSGGDLLIHYMEGQSDEGSKGGSMRLGAYDCELLEGSLAKKIYGQEVISERHRHRLEVNNLYISKVSEAGMVISGRNKDLDLVEVIEIKEHPFFIACQYHPEFKSRPYSPHPLFRSFIEKADKYEI, via the coding sequence GTGACAGCTAAGAAAAATGCGAAGAAGTTTATTTTTATAACCGGTGGAGTTGCTAGCTCCCTAGGTAAGGGTCTTGCTGCTGCAAGTATTGCAGGATTAATGGAGCGTAGAGGGTTAAGTGTAAATATGTTGAAAATGGATCCTTATATTAATGTTGATCCAGGCACTATGAGCCCTACTCAGCATGGAGAAGTTTTTGTTACAGATGACGGTGCTGAGACAGATTTAGATCTAGGTCATTACGAAAGGTTTACTTCTCTAACTTTAAGTCGCACTAGTAATTTTACAACCGGACAAGTTTATTTAAATGTTATTGAAAACGAAAGAGAAGGTAAGTACCTAGGAAAAACTGTTCAAGTTGTCCCACATATTACAAATGAAATTAAAAGACGAATTCACTTAGCAGCAGAAAAAGCTGAAGTTCTTATTGGCGAAATTGGTGGAACAGTTGGAGATATAGAGTCTCAACCCTTTGTCGAATCTATTAGACAACTTGCTCATGATGTAGGACCTGAGAATGTACTCTTTGTTCACTTGGTACTAGTTCCTTATCTTGGAGCTGCAGGAGAATTGAAGACCAAACCTGCACAGCACTCAGTTAAAGAATTGAGGTCTATGGGTCTTTTTCCACAAATTATTATTTGTCGTTCTGATAGGCAGATTGAAGAGTCGCTAATCGACAAGATTTCGCTTTTTTGTAATGTATCTAAGGTTAATGTCTTCCAATCAATTGATGTCGACACAATATATAGAGTACCATTAAGTTTTCATGAGCAAGGATTAGATCAGAGAATAGCTGATCTTTTAGGAATTTGGGCCGTCTCTCCAAAAATCGAAGATTTAAAAAGTGTCGTTTATAATTTCGAAAATCCACTTAGAAAAGTTAAAATTGGAATTGTTGGTAAGTACACTGAACTTGTGGAAAGTTATAAATCATTGGATGAAGCTCTTAACCATGCGGCTAACTCGTGTCAGTTACAGCTAGAGCCTGTTTATATTGATGCTGAAGATTTAGAGAAAGGAAAGCTTGATGCTTTAAAAGAAATTCAAGGGATTCTAGTTCCTGGAGGCTTTGGTCAAAGAGGGACTGAAGGGAAGATTCAAGCGATTAAATACGCTAGAGAGAATGATCTTCCTTTCTTTGGAATTTGTCTGGGGATGCAACTCGCAATGATTGAGTTTGCAAGAAATATTGTAGGTCTAGAGACTGCAACCTCTGAGGAGTTTGGTAGTGGTGGTGATTTACTCATCCACTATATGGAGGGACAGAGTGATGAAGGTTCTAAAGGTGGAAGTATGCGCCTAGGAGCTTACGACTGTGAGTTATTAGAAGGCTCTCTTGCTAAGAAAATATACGGACAAGAAGTTATCTCGGAGAGACATCGTCACCGACTAGAAGTTAATAACCTTTACATTAGTAAAGTTAGTGAGGCTGGAATGGTTATTTCAGGAAGAAATAAGGATTTAGACTTAGTGGAAGTAATAGAGATAAAAGAGCATCCTTTCTTCATTGCTTGCCAGTATCATCCGGAGTTTAAGTCTAGACCGTATTCACCACATCCACTATTTAGATCATTCATCGAAAAGGCAGATAAATATGAAATTTAA
- the kdsB gene encoding 3-deoxy-manno-octulosonate cytidylyltransferase, whose amino-acid sequence MNDLRVLVLIPARYASTRFPGKPLALISKKSMIQRVYENCSLIKDQLKNSVVSVVTDNDQIEEHVNSFGGRVVRVDDDVPSGSERIALALRRHFSHQKWDLVINVQGDEPLIESDLLCRLSKYHANSDFDIATVVKPHFNNRADFQDKNKVKAIYSPIKGQCLYFSRQSIPMDRDGDSNGQWFLHIGIYSYRPEVLEDFCNLESSYYEKREKLEQLRALENGYTIGAITTDMTLMGVDTPEDIEKLEGVLSDS is encoded by the coding sequence TTGAATGATTTAAGAGTTCTAGTACTCATTCCTGCTCGTTATGCTTCTACTAGGTTTCCTGGAAAACCTCTGGCCTTAATCTCTAAAAAATCAATGATTCAAAGAGTCTATGAAAATTGTTCTTTAATTAAAGACCAATTAAAAAACTCGGTTGTTAGTGTCGTTACTGATAATGATCAGATTGAAGAGCATGTAAATAGCTTTGGTGGCAGAGTTGTTCGAGTTGATGATGACGTACCATCTGGAAGCGAGAGAATTGCTCTTGCACTGAGAAGACACTTTTCGCACCAGAAATGGGATCTTGTGATAAACGTTCAAGGAGATGAACCACTTATCGAAAGTGATTTGCTGTGCAGACTGTCAAAATATCACGCTAACAGTGACTTTGATATTGCGACTGTTGTAAAGCCTCACTTCAATAATAGGGCAGACTTTCAGGACAAGAATAAAGTTAAAGCGATATATTCTCCTATAAAAGGTCAATGTCTTTACTTTTCTAGACAAAGTATTCCGATGGACCGTGATGGAGATTCTAACGGACAATGGTTTTTACACATAGGTATTTACTCTTATAGACCAGAAGTTCTTGAAGATTTTTGTAACCTTGAAAGCTCATACTATGAAAAGCGTGAAAAACTTGAACAATTAAGGGCACTGGAAAATGGTTACACTATAGGTGCAATCACAACAGATATGACTCTAATGGGAGTAGATACCCCAGAAGATATAGAAAAACTTGAAGGAGTTTTAAGTGACAGCTAA
- a CDS encoding TolC family protein produces MNGFIKKTVLAQSILAISMTSSIAQTTPKQLRTDAYVQSIDQSSQSNTNYKALNLNDVIEQGLRSNQEQEIRKYQGEILDLSWKDSWEEFWIPQVSISLDTNEQRLGTLVNGSSTTNKRSSTPDGTLSLNFGDYTIFNWGKDYLQYLNTKETYKRSKDVLKERSRDLKHDLIQNYFKLYFYQEVERLKRDQLRHASFIYRLNREKISLKKTTKEDYYLSRAEYLRAQNEYHDAKNNVQIQNEQIAKLINDEVGTKYLLRDSLKYKLISTSLSEAIKLAKKTNPSSLNAQVGVENAKRSYELALKENLPLPKISLKLGAYDYRFNSSTNSTHYSTGPGNSDIDIVASINATWSITGKGGLFNDRATRSSMLEKHIAFSRKGLVNREVEADIKARYFTVTSLQNQINILDARIPTLQKTFDTILENYMNKKTRYINFKNTLIELTETQILMEQTKYIHLVNKIELARTIGLEDFPGENFENLAVKIKE; encoded by the coding sequence ATGAACGGATTCATTAAAAAAACAGTACTGGCCCAGTCTATATTGGCCATTTCTATGACTTCAAGTATTGCGCAAACGACTCCAAAGCAGCTTAGAACAGATGCTTATGTTCAGTCTATTGATCAGTCATCACAAAGTAATACAAACTACAAGGCCCTAAACTTAAATGATGTCATCGAGCAAGGTCTTAGAAGTAATCAAGAACAAGAAATAAGAAAGTATCAAGGAGAAATTCTAGATCTCTCTTGGAAAGATAGCTGGGAAGAGTTTTGGATTCCCCAGGTCAGTATCTCTTTGGATACAAATGAGCAACGACTTGGAACATTGGTTAATGGCTCTAGTACAACTAATAAAAGAAGTAGCACACCGGATGGTACTTTATCGCTAAATTTTGGTGATTACACTATTTTCAATTGGGGTAAAGATTATCTTCAATACTTAAACACTAAAGAGACTTATAAGCGATCAAAAGATGTCTTAAAAGAAAGGTCTAGAGATTTAAAACATGATCTCATTCAAAATTACTTCAAACTCTATTTCTATCAAGAAGTTGAGCGATTGAAGCGTGATCAGCTTCGTCATGCTTCTTTTATTTATAGACTTAACAGAGAAAAGATTTCATTAAAGAAAACAACTAAAGAAGATTACTACTTATCTAGAGCTGAGTATCTTAGAGCGCAAAACGAATATCACGATGCCAAGAATAATGTTCAAATACAAAATGAACAAATTGCTAAGTTAATTAATGATGAAGTTGGTACTAAGTACTTATTGAGAGATTCATTAAAATATAAATTAATTAGTACCTCTTTAAGTGAGGCAATTAAACTGGCAAAAAAAACAAACCCTTCATCTTTAAATGCTCAAGTTGGTGTTGAGAATGCAAAAAGAAGTTATGAGCTGGCCCTAAAAGAGAATCTACCTCTTCCAAAGATCAGTCTGAAGTTAGGAGCCTACGACTACAGGTTTAACTCATCAACTAACTCAACACACTACTCTACTGGTCCAGGAAATTCAGATATTGATATTGTGGCAAGCATTAATGCAACTTGGTCAATCACTGGAAAGGGAGGCCTGTTTAACGATCGAGCAACTCGATCTTCTATGCTAGAAAAACATATCGCATTTTCAAGAAAAGGATTAGTTAATAGAGAAGTTGAAGCAGATATCAAAGCAAGATACTTCACAGTAACAAGTCTTCAAAACCAAATTAATATCTTAGATGCTCGAATTCCGACATTACAAAAAACTTTCGATACCATTCTAGAAAATTATATGAATAAGAAAACTCGATATATAAACTTTAAGAATACATTGATCGAATTGACTGAGACTCAGATACTAATGGAACAAACTAAATACATCCATCTTGTTAACAAAATTGAATTAGCAAGAACAATTGGCCTTGAAGACTTTCCAGGTGAAAACTTCGAAAATCTTGCTGTAAAAATTAAGGAATAG